A single genomic interval of Bradyrhizobium japonicum USDA 6 harbors:
- the otnK gene encoding 3-oxo-tetronate kinase gives MTLALGCIADDYTGASDLANTLTRAGLRTVQTIGVPADDLALPEVDAVVVSLKSRSIEAGLAVSRSRAAEKWLRGRGAGHVLFKICSTFDSTDAGNIGPVMDALRADSGEAVVLVTPAFPETGRTVYQGNLFVGAVPLNESPLKDHPLNPMRDSNLVRVLARQSKTQVGLVDLATVTRGAEAVRTRLAELSGKGTGAAIIDAVFDRDLETIGLVAAQHRLSVGASGIGLGLARALVSTGKVKSAAGSGGADAAVGGPAACLAGSCSQATLQQIANAERVMAVLHLDQDRILTGADEVQRAIAWAKPRLADGPVLIASSATPDQVAALQARHGRDAAGHAIEQAMADIAENLVKSGVRRLVVAGGETSGAVVDRLGIPGFLVGAEIAAGVPVLRAVGAEAGDMLLALKSGNFGGPEFFADALGLMR, from the coding sequence GTGACGCTTGCGCTGGGTTGCATCGCCGACGACTACACCGGCGCTTCCGATCTCGCCAACACGCTGACGCGCGCGGGCCTGCGTACCGTGCAGACCATCGGCGTGCCCGCGGACGATCTCGCGCTGCCCGAAGTCGACGCCGTCGTGGTGTCGCTGAAGAGTCGCTCGATCGAGGCAGGCCTTGCCGTGTCGCGCTCGCGCGCGGCGGAGAAATGGCTGCGTGGCCGCGGTGCGGGCCATGTGCTGTTCAAGATCTGCTCGACCTTCGACTCCACCGATGCGGGCAATATCGGCCCGGTGATGGACGCGCTGCGCGCCGATAGCGGCGAGGCCGTCGTGCTGGTGACGCCGGCTTTCCCGGAGACCGGCCGCACGGTCTATCAGGGCAATCTGTTCGTCGGCGCCGTGCCGCTGAACGAGAGCCCGCTCAAGGACCATCCGCTCAACCCGATGCGCGATTCCAACCTGGTGCGCGTGCTGGCACGCCAGAGCAAGACGCAGGTGGGCCTGGTCGACCTCGCGACCGTCACCCGCGGCGCGGAGGCGGTGCGGACTCGGCTGGCCGAATTATCAGGCAAGGGCACCGGTGCCGCGATCATCGATGCCGTGTTCGACCGTGACCTCGAGACCATCGGCCTCGTCGCTGCTCAGCATCGGCTGTCGGTCGGCGCCTCCGGCATCGGCCTCGGACTGGCGCGGGCTCTGGTCTCGACGGGCAAGGTCAAGTCGGCCGCTGGCAGCGGCGGGGCGGACGCCGCCGTCGGCGGACCGGCAGCCTGCCTCGCCGGAAGCTGCTCGCAGGCGACGCTTCAGCAGATCGCCAATGCCGAACGCGTCATGGCGGTGCTCCATCTCGATCAGGACCGTATTCTTACGGGAGCGGACGAAGTGCAGCGCGCGATCGCCTGGGCCAAGCCGCGACTTGCCGACGGTCCGGTCCTGATCGCGTCGAGCGCGACACCGGATCAGGTTGCCGCTCTGCAGGCGCGCCACGGCCGCGATGCGGCCGGTCACGCCATCGAGCAGGCGATGGCCGACATTGCGGAAAACCTAGTCAAATCAGGCGTCAGGCGGCTGGTCGTGGCTGGCGGCGAGACCTCCGGCGCCGTCGTCGATCGCCTCGGGATTCCCGGCTTCCTGGTCGGCGCGGAGATCGCTGCGGGCGTCCCGGTGCTGCGCGCCGTCGGCGCTGAAGCAGGCGATATGCTGCTCGCGCTGAAGTCCGGAAATTTCGGTGGGCCGGAATTCTTCGCGGACGCGCTTGGGCTCATGCGCTGA
- the otnI gene encoding 2-oxo-tetronate isomerase, translated as MPRFAANLSMMFTEVPFLDRFDAAAQAGFTAVEFLFPYEHPAEVVGERLKRNGLTQALFNLPPGDWNAGEKGFAALPQRFADLKASLETALPYAKATGVKRLHLMAGIANRGERVAIEAFYKSVAWASEFFAPHGIDIVLEPINARNVPGYFLNDFGFARDLIQELRLPNLKLQFDIYHCQIIHGDVTMRLREMMPIIGHIQIASVPSRNEPDGEELNYPFLFTELDRLGYTGFVGCEYNPRGKTTDGLAWFKPYAGVKP; from the coding sequence ATGCCCCGTTTCGCCGCCAATCTCTCGATGATGTTCACCGAGGTGCCGTTCCTCGACCGTTTCGACGCCGCCGCGCAAGCGGGCTTCACCGCGGTCGAATTCCTCTTTCCCTACGAGCATCCGGCCGAAGTGGTCGGCGAGCGCCTCAAGCGCAACGGTTTGACACAGGCGCTGTTCAACCTGCCGCCGGGCGACTGGAATGCCGGGGAGAAAGGCTTTGCGGCTCTTCCCCAGCGCTTCGCCGATCTCAAGGCGAGCCTGGAGACCGCGTTGCCTTACGCCAAGGCGACCGGTGTCAAGCGGCTGCACTTGATGGCGGGCATTGCCAACCGCGGCGAGCGCGTCGCGATCGAGGCGTTCTACAAGTCGGTGGCGTGGGCTTCGGAGTTCTTCGCTCCGCACGGTATCGACATCGTGCTCGAGCCGATCAATGCGCGCAATGTGCCCGGCTACTTCCTCAACGATTTCGGCTTCGCGCGCGATCTAATTCAAGAGCTGAGGCTTCCGAACCTGAAGCTCCAGTTCGACATCTATCACTGCCAGATCATCCACGGCGACGTCACCATGCGCCTGCGTGAGATGATGCCGATCATCGGGCACATCCAGATCGCCAGCGTTCCCTCCCGCAACGAGCCCGACGGCGAGGAGCTGAACTATCCGTTCCTATTCACCGAGCTCGACCGGCTCGGCTATACCGGCTTCGTCGGTTGCGAATACAATCCGCGCGGCAAGACCACCGATGGCCTCGCCTGGTTCAAGCCTTATGCGGGAGTGAAGCCGTGA
- the ltnD gene encoding L-threonate dehydrogenase, translating into MSASTSQNQRIAVIGLGSMGFGMATSLKRAGHAVTGCDVSADAVARFVKDGGAGASTPAEAAKGADIVVSVVVNAAQTETILFGKDGAAETLPKDSVFLSSATMDPDVARRLAKQLEATGRHYLDAPISGGAQRAAQGELTILASGSPAAFAKARPALDAMAAKLYELGDAAGQGAAFKMINQLLAGVHIAAASEAMAFAAKQGLDIRKVYEVITASAGNSWMFENRMPHVLDGDYTPRSAVEIFVKDLGIIQDMARSARFPVPVSAAALQMFLMTSAAGMGRDDDASVARMYAQVTGVKLPGDK; encoded by the coding sequence ATGTCCGCCTCCACGTCACAAAATCAGCGTATCGCCGTCATCGGGCTCGGCTCGATGGGGTTCGGCATGGCGACCTCGCTGAAGCGCGCCGGTCATGCCGTGACCGGCTGCGACGTCTCGGCCGACGCGGTGGCGCGCTTCGTGAAGGACGGCGGCGCGGGCGCCAGCACGCCGGCGGAAGCGGCCAAGGGGGCCGACATCGTCGTCAGCGTCGTCGTCAATGCCGCGCAGACCGAGACCATCCTGTTCGGCAAGGATGGCGCCGCCGAGACCCTGCCGAAGGACAGCGTCTTCCTGTCCTCCGCCACCATGGACCCGGATGTGGCTCGTCGCCTCGCAAAGCAGTTGGAGGCGACCGGCCGTCACTATCTGGATGCGCCAATCTCCGGCGGCGCGCAGCGCGCGGCCCAAGGCGAGCTGACGATCCTTGCCTCCGGCAGTCCCGCCGCCTTTGCAAAGGCACGGCCGGCGCTCGATGCCATGGCCGCAAAACTCTACGAGCTCGGCGATGCCGCAGGGCAGGGCGCCGCCTTCAAGATGATCAACCAGTTGCTCGCCGGTGTGCATATCGCCGCCGCCAGCGAAGCGATGGCGTTCGCGGCCAAGCAGGGCCTCGACATCCGCAAGGTCTATGAGGTGATCACGGCCTCAGCCGGCAATTCCTGGATGTTCGAGAATCGCATGCCGCACGTGCTCGACGGCGACTACACGCCGCGCAGTGCGGTCGAGATCTTCGTCAAGGACCTCGGCATCATCCAGGACATGGCGCGCAGCGCCCGATTCCCGGTGCCGGTCTCGGCCGCCGCTCTCCAGATGTTCCTGATGACGTCAGCTGCCGGCATGGGCCGCGATGACGACGCCTCGGTCGCGCGCATGTATGCGCAGGTTACCGGCGTAAAACTTCCCGGCGACAAGTAG
- the otnC gene encoding 3-oxo-tetronate 4-phosphate decarboxylase, producing MTAMKTETSNETRLREDICRFGRSLFERGLTPGSSGNISVRLDGGWLVTPTNASLGFLDPAKLSRLDDQGRLVSGDAPTKEVPLHTALYDTRGSARAIVHLHSTHSVALSMLPEIDPRAALPPMTAYYLMKCGATALVPYYRPGDPAVADAIKGLAGNYSSVLLANHGPVVAGDTLEAAVFATEELEETAKLYLLLRGMNPRYLSPEQVKDLVKVFGVTLPEHGHEH from the coding sequence ATGACGGCCATGAAAACTGAAACGAGCAACGAGACAAGGCTGCGTGAGGATATCTGCCGCTTCGGGCGGTCCTTGTTCGAGCGCGGGCTGACGCCGGGCTCCTCCGGCAATATCAGCGTCAGGCTGGACGGCGGCTGGCTAGTGACCCCGACCAACGCCTCGCTCGGCTTCCTCGATCCCGCGAAACTGTCGCGGCTGGACGATCAGGGCCGGCTGGTTTCGGGCGATGCGCCGACCAAGGAAGTTCCGCTGCACACCGCGCTCTACGACACACGCGGGAGTGCACGGGCGATCGTGCATCTGCACTCCACCCATTCGGTCGCGCTTTCGATGCTGCCCGAGATCGACCCGCGCGCCGCGCTGCCGCCGATGACGGCTTATTATCTGATGAAATGCGGCGCCACTGCGCTCGTGCCCTATTACCGCCCCGGCGATCCCGCGGTGGCGGATGCGATCAAGGGACTGGCGGGCAATTATTCATCCGTGCTGCTCGCCAATCACGGCCCGGTGGTCGCCGGCGACACGCTGGAGGCCGCGGTGTTCGCGACGGAGGAGCTGGAGGAGACGGCGAAGCTGTACCTGCTGCTGCGCGGGATGAACCCGCGATATCTGTCGCCGGAGCAGGTCAAGGACCTGGTGAAGGTGTTCGGGGTGACGCTGCCGGAGCATGGGCA